The genomic region GCCGCTTCTTGAAAAAATTGCGAATGCCGGCCGTGCTCTGGTCATTATTGCCGAAGATGTCGACGGAGAAGCTCTTACGACCTTGGTTTTGAATACTATCCGCGGAACGATCAAATGCTGTGCGGTAAAAGCTCCGGGCTTCGGCGATCGCAGAAAGGACATGCTGCAGGATATCGCTATTTTGACTGGCGGACAGGTTATTTCCGACGAAGTCGGCCTTAAACTTGAAACAGCGGATATTTCCATGCTCGGCCAGGCAAAATCCGTAAAGATCGACAAAGATAATACCACGATCGTAGGCGGTGCAGGCGAAAAGAAAAAGATTTCCGACCGTGTTGAAGAGATAAAACATGCCATTGAGAAGACGACTTCCAGCTATGATAAAGAGCAGCTGCAAAAGCGTCTTGCAAAACTTTCAGGCGGCGTTGCCGTTATCAATGTCGGCGCGGACACTGAAACTGAAATGAAAGAAAAGAAGTTCCGCGTAGAAGACACCATTGCGGCTACACGGGCGGCTCTGGAAGAAGGTGTAGTTGCAGGCGGCGGTATTGCGCTTATCGAAGCTTCCAAAGCTTTAAACAAAATCCCCGAAGAACTTACCGAAGACGAAAAGGTCGGTTTTAAGATCGTAAAACGCGCTCTTGAAGAACCTATCCGCCAGATAGCTGACAATGCCGGTTGGGACGGAGCCGTTATTGCCGACCGTGCAAAGTCCGAAAAGAAGGGAGTAGGGTTCAACGCCTATACCGGCGAATGGGTCAACATGATGGACGCAGGTATAATCGATCCTGCAAAGGTTGCCTGTTCGGCTTTGAAAAACGCTTCTTCCATTGCGGGCACCATGCTCACGACGGAATGCGCCGTAACGGATATTCCAGAGCCTCCGGCGCCGGCTCCGGCTGCACCCGCAGGTGGAATGGGCGGAATGTACTAAACTTCCGCTAAAATTGCATAGTGCAATTTTAGCGCTGTTTGCGCGTTTTGTGCAAAGATAATAGGCGATGAAGATAGAACCCCGGCAATTTGTCGGGGTTTTTTTACGGCCGGTAAGCTCGGGAATCTGCCGGAGGCTCAAAAAAACGCCTGCTATGCCGCTAGGGCAAACGCTATTTGCAGATGAGGCGCGCAGAATGTCCGCCTTTTTATCGCTGTTACCGCTTCAAATTTACTGTTCCAGAACG from Treponema parvum harbors:
- the groL gene encoding chaperonin GroEL (60 kDa chaperone family; promotes refolding of misfolded polypeptides especially under stressful conditions; forms two stacked rings of heptamers to form a barrel-shaped 14mer; ends can be capped by GroES; misfolded proteins enter the barrel where they are refolded when GroES binds), with translation MAKQLLFNEDARKKLLSGAEQIAEAVKVTLGPCGRMVMLDKKYGAPTITKDGVTVAKDIELKDPYENMGAQFVKEVASKTNDDAGDGTTTATVLSYALVREGLKAVAAGMQPIGVKRGMDKAVKLAVEEIRKNSKPVKSEADVTNIATISANNDPEIGKLLADAIQKVGKDGVITVEEAKNMEMTVDTVEGMQFDRGYISSYFVTDRESMEAAYEDAYVLIYDKKISTMKDLLPLLEKIANAGRALVIIAEDVDGEALTTLVLNTIRGTIKCCAVKAPGFGDRRKDMLQDIAILTGGQVISDEVGLKLETADISMLGQAKSVKIDKDNTTIVGGAGEKKKISDRVEEIKHAIEKTTSSYDKEQLQKRLAKLSGGVAVINVGADTETEMKEKKFRVEDTIAATRAALEEGVVAGGGIALIEASKALNKIPEELTEDEKVGFKIVKRALEEPIRQIADNAGWDGAVIADRAKSEKKGVGFNAYTGEWVNMMDAGIIDPAKVACSALKNASSIAGTMLTTECAVTDIPEPPAPAPAAPAGGMGGMY